The genome window CGGTGAACGTGCAGCGGGCGTACGCCACCGCGCGGTTGACGGGCCCGCAGAGCGGCTGCAGGTCAACGAAGCCCTGGGGACCCGCGGTCTCGGCGACCTTCCACGGGAGGAACTCTCCGGGGACCGCGTTTGAACCCTCAACGGCGTCAGGCGCCTTCCCGGTGGGCTCTGGCGCATCCCCGACGGGCTCCGGCGCCTGCCCGGCGGGCTCCGGCGGGAACCGCCGGGTCATGAGCGCCTCTGGCGCGTCGGGGAAGTAGGGGCCGGAGACCTCCCAGGGGCCCAGCGCCACCGGGATCTCCGGATGGACCTCCACGGCGAAGGGCTGGGTCAGCAGCCGGCGGCGCCGGCCCTCCAGCTCCGCCGCAACCGCCTGCAGGGCGGCGGCCCCGGCCGGGTTCCGGGCTTCGTCCCAGCCCAGGGGGCCGCAGGTGCGCCACGCGGCGCGCTCCACCTGCCACAGGGCCTGGCTCAGGGCCATCACCGCCCGGGCGCGGGCCCGCAGGCCGCCGCCCCGCAGCGAGACCCCTCGGCTCAGCTCGTCCGCGGTGTAGTTGCCGGCGCGCTCCCCGTCCACGTAGACCGACCAGCGCCCCGGAGCCAGGGGGGCGGCTCTGCGCCAGTCGAGCGAAGGGTCCGGCGTGCCGTCCTCCAGGAGCCCGATCCGATCGCCGAGACCCAGCTGACGGGCCGCGGCGCGGGCCATGATCAGGTGCCCCCGGGTGGCGGGGTGGATCCCGTCAGGACTGAGGCCCGGTCCCGCCGCCAGGGTGGGGTGGAAGAGGTCGACGAACCGCGCCCCCTCCCGCTCGGCAACATGCCGGCAGCGGTCGGTCAGCAGGGCGAGCGTTTCGTTGTAGCCGGCCAGGACGGGGTCGCGCGCCTCGTCCACGGCAGGCGGCGAACAGAGGACAACCCCGGCCCCGCTGGCGCGGCCCCGCCGGACCAGCCCAGTGAGGGCAGCCTCATACGCCGCCGCCAGCGCGGGGGAGGGGGGC of Symbiobacterium terraclitae contains these proteins:
- a CDS encoding GDSL-type esterase/lipase family protein; this encodes MQLRPEDRVLFYGDSITEQHLWTLYLENLLLWHEPSLIIRNRGWAANRAADGLARFDRDAAPLAPTWLFVAFGMNDGQYQPPSPALAAAYEAALTGLVRRGRASGAGVVLCSPPAVDEARDPVLAGYNETLALLTDRCRHVAEREGARFVDLFHPTLAAGPGLSPDGIHPATRGHLIMARAAARQLGLGDRIGLLEDGTPDPSLDWRRAAPLAPGRWSVYVDGERAGNYTADELSRGVSLRGGGLRARARAVMALSQALWQVERAAWRTCGPLGWDEARNPAGAAALQAVAAELEGRRRRLLTQPFAVEVHPEIPVALGPWEVSGPYFPDAPEALMTRRFPPEPAGQAPEPVGDAPEPTGKAPDAVEGSNAVPGEFLPWKVAETAGPQGFVDLQPLCGPVNRAVAYARCTFTAPGAGELILHLGSDDGYRLWLNGQQVAEVPVFRGSAPGQEVYRLPVAQGENRLLLRIHQGIGDWNFYATAYLRTNGGSSCTTDR